The following are encoded together in the Mycolicibacterium arabiense genome:
- a CDS encoding HpcH/HpaI aldolase/citrate lyase family protein translates to MMLGTNGPGWLFCPADRPERFEKAAAAADVVILDLEDGVAAKDREAARRALVETRLDPAKTVVRVNPVTTPDHALDMTTLTQTDYTTVMLAKTETAEQVRSLAPFDVVVLVETPLGALAVTETARIDNAVAVMWGAEDLFAVTGGTANRWPDGRYRDVAQHVRSQTLLAAKAYGRLALDSVYLDIKDLDGLRAESDDAVAVGFDAKVAIHPTQVAVIRSAYTPTDEQIDWARRVLDTARDQRGVFQYEGLMVDAPVLRRAERIVALAP, encoded by the coding sequence CTGATGCTCGGGACCAACGGCCCCGGCTGGCTGTTCTGCCCCGCCGACCGCCCCGAGCGGTTCGAGAAGGCCGCGGCGGCGGCTGACGTCGTGATCCTGGACCTCGAGGACGGCGTCGCCGCCAAGGACCGGGAGGCGGCGCGCAGGGCGCTCGTCGAGACCCGACTCGACCCGGCGAAGACCGTCGTGCGGGTCAACCCCGTGACGACGCCGGACCACGCCCTCGACATGACGACCCTCACGCAAACCGACTACACGACGGTGATGCTCGCCAAGACCGAGACCGCGGAGCAGGTGCGTTCACTCGCCCCGTTCGACGTCGTGGTGCTCGTCGAGACCCCGCTGGGCGCCCTGGCCGTCACCGAGACCGCGCGCATCGACAACGCCGTCGCCGTGATGTGGGGTGCCGAGGACCTCTTCGCCGTCACCGGCGGCACCGCGAACCGATGGCCCGACGGCAGGTACCGCGACGTCGCACAGCACGTCCGGTCGCAGACCCTGCTCGCGGCGAAGGCCTACGGCCGGCTTGCGTTGGACTCGGTGTACCTCGACATCAAGGACCTCGACGGGCTGCGCGCCGAGAGCGACGACGCGGTGGCGGTGGGTTTCGACGCCAAGGTCGCGATTCATCCGACCCAGGTGGCGGTCATTCGCTCGGCGTACACGCCGACCGACGAGCAGATCGACTGGGCGCGACGCGTTCTGGACACGGCACGCGACCAGCGCGGTGTCTTCCAGTACGAGGGCCTGATGGTGGATGCCCCCGTGCTGCGACGCGCTGAACGAATCGTCGCGTTGGCGCCCTGA
- a CDS encoding enoyl-CoA hydratase, protein MPDLVLTQVEDRVALITVNDPDRRNAVTAESSAQLRAAVEAAEANTEVHAVILTGAGKAFCAGADLTALGAATEDGLRVIYDGFLAVAQCTLPTIAAVNGAAVGAGLNLALAADVRIAGPAAMFDPRFQKLGIHPGGGATWMLQRAIGPQAARAALLFGMRFDAETAVRHGLALEVADDPVAAARALAAGPASAPRDVVLATKASMRATANPGTVDLDQHAQAVDVEIGPQARSIESPEFAARLAAAKRK, encoded by the coding sequence ATGCCCGATCTCGTACTGACGCAGGTCGAGGACCGCGTCGCGCTCATCACCGTCAACGACCCGGATCGCCGCAACGCAGTCACCGCGGAGAGTTCGGCCCAACTACGCGCCGCGGTCGAGGCCGCCGAGGCGAACACCGAGGTACACGCCGTCATCCTCACCGGCGCGGGCAAGGCATTCTGCGCCGGCGCCGACCTCACTGCGCTCGGTGCCGCGACCGAGGACGGCCTGCGCGTCATCTACGACGGCTTCCTCGCCGTCGCGCAATGCACTCTTCCCACGATCGCCGCGGTGAACGGCGCAGCCGTCGGCGCGGGCCTGAACCTGGCGCTCGCCGCCGACGTCCGGATCGCAGGGCCGGCAGCGATGTTCGACCCGAGATTCCAGAAGCTGGGCATCCACCCCGGCGGTGGCGCGACGTGGATGCTGCAACGCGCGATCGGGCCGCAGGCCGCCCGCGCAGCGCTGCTGTTCGGCATGCGCTTCGACGCGGAAACCGCTGTGCGACACGGACTTGCACTCGAGGTCGCCGATGATCCGGTCGCTGCCGCACGTGCGCTTGCAGCAGGCCCGGCATCAGCGCCGCGCGACGTCGTCCTCGCCACCAAGGCCTCGATGCGGGCTACGGCGAACCCCGGCACCGTCGACCTGGACCAGCACGCCCAGGCGGTCGACGTCGAGATCGGCCCGCAGGCACGGTCGATCGAATCGCCGGAATTCGCAGCGCGTTTGGCTGCCGCCAAGCGCAAGTAG
- a CDS encoding SDR family oxidoreductase encodes MDLSSCTALVTGANRGLGRHFAEQLLQRGARVYAGARNADGVDLPGAIPVTIDVADPGSVSAAAEAAGDVTLLINNAGISLGADLLTGDLDDVRREMDTNYFGTLSVARAFVPVIERNGGGAMLNVLSVLSWLSLPAAGSYCASKAAAWSMTNALRLQLAERGIAVTALHVGAMDTDMMKDSDAPKSNPAAVAALALDGVAAGHHEVLADDVSRHVQAQLSNGVDGVYPQLA; translated from the coding sequence ATGGACCTCTCTTCCTGCACTGCACTGGTCACCGGAGCCAACCGCGGGCTCGGCAGACACTTCGCCGAACAGCTCCTGCAACGCGGGGCGCGCGTCTACGCCGGCGCCCGGAACGCCGACGGCGTCGACTTGCCCGGTGCGATCCCCGTGACGATCGACGTCGCCGATCCCGGTTCGGTATCGGCCGCCGCGGAGGCAGCCGGTGACGTGACGCTGCTGATCAACAACGCCGGTATCTCCCTGGGCGCAGACCTGCTGACCGGCGATCTCGACGACGTCCGCCGCGAGATGGACACCAACTACTTTGGAACCCTGTCGGTGGCACGGGCATTCGTTCCGGTCATCGAGCGCAACGGCGGCGGCGCGATGCTGAACGTGCTGTCGGTGCTGTCGTGGCTGAGTCTGCCTGCGGCGGGCAGCTATTGCGCATCGAAGGCGGCCGCCTGGTCCATGACCAACGCCCTCCGGCTGCAACTCGCCGAACGCGGGATCGCCGTGACGGCACTGCACGTCGGCGCGATGGACACCGACATGATGAAGGACAGCGACGCGCCGAAGTCCAACCCCGCCGCGGTGGCGGCGCTGGCGCTCGACGGTGTCGCCGCAGGCCACCACGAGGTCCTCGCCGACGACGTCAGCCGTCACGTGCAGGCGCAGTTGTCGAACGGTGTCGACGGGGTGTATCCGCAGCTGGCCTGA
- a CDS encoding ArsR/SmtB family transcription factor has product MGHGVEGRSTPPATLDASSAAKVAETLQALASPNRLLILTRLRLSPCTVTDLSAAVGMEQPAVSHQLRLLRALGLVTGDRNGRNIVYRLYDNHVAQLLDEAVYHIEHLRLGARDTTA; this is encoded by the coding sequence ATGGGCCACGGCGTAGAGGGCCGGTCGACACCACCGGCAACCCTCGATGCGTCGTCGGCTGCCAAGGTGGCCGAGACCCTGCAAGCCCTCGCCTCACCGAACCGGCTCTTGATCCTCACCCGGCTACGGCTCTCGCCCTGCACCGTGACCGACCTGTCGGCCGCCGTCGGCATGGAGCAACCGGCCGTGTCGCATCAACTCCGCCTGCTGCGTGCGCTCGGCCTGGTGACCGGAGATCGCAACGGGCGCAACATCGTCTATCGCCTGTACGACAATCACGTGGCGCAACTCCTCGACGAGGCGGTCTACCACATCGAGCATCTCCGCCTGGGCGCCCGCGACACCACGGCGTGA
- a CDS encoding heavy metal translocating P-type ATPase — protein MPSVRWAAVALALFLAGLGARLLGAPAAVWWSLFLACYAAGGWDSALEGLKALRDKRLDVDLLMIVAAIGAAAIGQVLDGALLIVIFATSGALEDVATRRTEDSVNSLLTLAPQQAVRVDADGTETVVPASRLAIGDRVIVRPGERISADGRVVDGASDVDQSSITGESMPVAKDVHDEVFAGTVNGSGALVVRVDRDPSQTVIARIVEMVAEASATKAGTQLFIEKVEQRYSTVVVAATVALLAIPLLLGHDVQSTLLRAMTFMIVASPCALVLATMPPLLSAIANAGRHGVLVKSAVAMEHLADADVVVLDKTGTLTRGTPEVSSVVALDESAGGPDVLELAAGAELYSEHPIGRAIVAAARARGVEIPPARQFTALPGRGVRAEVRGRTVEVLAPDDQDRLPQVVDMQAAGATVVVVLVDGRAVGLLGLTDLIRTDAVESVERLTRMTETSPVLLTGDNPSTAAHVARAVGIREVHADLLPDEKRSAVEGFEQAGRRTLVVGDGVNDAPAMAAAHASMAMGRTGADLSIDTADAVTVRDELTVIPTVLALARRARRIVIANLVIAGSAIVALVTWDLLGELPLPLGVAGHEGSTILVALNGLRLLTDRAWRRAGGR, from the coding sequence GTGCCGTCGGTGCGCTGGGCGGCCGTGGCGTTGGCCCTCTTCCTGGCCGGCCTCGGTGCACGACTGCTCGGAGCGCCCGCCGCGGTGTGGTGGTCGTTGTTCCTGGCCTGCTACGCCGCCGGGGGGTGGGATTCGGCCCTTGAGGGCCTGAAGGCGTTGCGGGACAAGCGCCTCGACGTGGATCTGCTGATGATCGTGGCTGCGATCGGTGCCGCTGCGATCGGGCAGGTGCTCGACGGCGCCCTGCTCATCGTCATCTTCGCCACGTCGGGAGCCCTGGAGGACGTCGCGACACGGCGCACCGAGGATTCGGTCAACAGCCTCCTGACCCTCGCGCCGCAGCAGGCCGTGCGCGTGGACGCCGACGGCACGGAGACCGTGGTGCCGGCCAGTCGCCTCGCCATCGGCGACCGCGTGATAGTCCGCCCCGGTGAACGCATCTCGGCCGACGGCCGGGTGGTCGACGGTGCGTCGGACGTCGATCAGTCCTCGATCACGGGCGAGTCCATGCCGGTTGCCAAGGACGTGCACGACGAGGTGTTCGCGGGCACCGTGAACGGATCGGGCGCGTTGGTCGTGCGGGTCGATCGCGACCCGTCGCAGACGGTCATCGCCCGGATCGTCGAGATGGTGGCCGAGGCGTCGGCGACCAAGGCCGGCACCCAGTTGTTCATCGAGAAGGTCGAACAGCGGTACTCGACGGTCGTGGTCGCCGCGACGGTCGCGCTCCTGGCGATACCGCTGCTGTTGGGCCACGACGTGCAGTCGACCCTGCTGCGCGCCATGACGTTCATGATCGTCGCATCACCGTGCGCTCTCGTCCTCGCCACGATGCCTCCGCTGTTGTCGGCCATCGCCAACGCAGGACGGCACGGCGTCCTGGTCAAGTCGGCGGTGGCGATGGAGCACCTCGCCGACGCCGACGTCGTCGTCCTCGACAAGACCGGAACCCTCACCCGCGGAACGCCCGAGGTCTCCTCGGTCGTCGCGCTCGACGAGTCCGCCGGCGGTCCGGACGTCCTCGAACTCGCGGCGGGCGCCGAACTCTACAGCGAGCACCCGATCGGTCGCGCGATCGTGGCAGCAGCACGTGCCAGGGGAGTGGAGATCCCACCGGCACGGCAGTTCACGGCGCTACCCGGACGCGGAGTCCGAGCGGAGGTGCGGGGTCGCACGGTCGAGGTGCTCGCGCCCGACGACCAAGACCGCCTGCCGCAGGTGGTCGACATGCAGGCGGCGGGCGCCACGGTAGTCGTGGTGCTGGTCGACGGGCGCGCAGTCGGACTCCTCGGGCTCACCGACCTCATACGAACCGACGCCGTCGAATCCGTCGAACGGCTCACCCGGATGACCGAGACGTCGCCGGTCCTGCTGACGGGCGACAACCCGTCCACGGCCGCGCACGTCGCGCGAGCGGTCGGAATCCGCGAGGTGCACGCCGACCTGCTTCCCGACGAGAAGCGCTCCGCCGTGGAAGGTTTCGAGCAGGCCGGCCGGCGCACGCTGGTCGTCGGCGACGGCGTGAACGACGCGCCCGCGATGGCTGCCGCACACGCATCGATGGCGATGGGGCGTACCGGAGCAGACCTCAGCATCGACACCGCCGACGCGGTCACCGTGCGCGACGAACTGACCGTGATCCCGACGGTCCTCGCGCTGGCACGTCGCGCACGGCGAATCGTGATCGCCAATCTCGTCATCGCGGGCTCGGCGATCGTCGCCCTGGTGACGTGGGATCTGCTCGGCGAGCTTCCGCTGCCGCTCGGAGTGGCTGGACACGAGGGGTCGACGATCCTGGTGGCGCTGAACGGCTTGCGTCTACTGACCGACCGTGCGTGGCGGCGGGCGGGAGGACGCTGA
- a CDS encoding putative quinol monooxygenase, producing MAVTVLLEIKLKPESVAEARELMGRELQTTRAFDGNLALDVIVDEDDPTHWIIYERWNSVEQDEAYRSFRAGEGQITGLPALLAAPPVKTRYLDTDI from the coding sequence ATGGCCGTAACCGTTCTGCTGGAGATCAAGCTCAAGCCCGAGTCCGTAGCCGAAGCGCGCGAGCTGATGGGGCGCGAACTGCAAACCACACGCGCGTTCGACGGCAATCTCGCCCTCGACGTCATCGTCGACGAGGACGACCCGACGCACTGGATCATCTACGAACGCTGGAACTCCGTCGAGCAGGACGAGGCGTACCGGAGCTTCCGGGCGGGCGAGGGCCAGATCACCGGACTGCCTGCCCTGCTGGCCGCTCCACCGGTCAAGACGCGGTACCTCGACACCGACATCTGA
- a CDS encoding acyl-[acyl-carrier-protein] thioesterase: MPTNDVDHRLSPRPDTGYVYQTSWPVATGDIDGDLHLRLDGVARYIQEVGAENLVDAGEAENHPHWIVQRTVIDVIEPIEWPSDLTFHRWCSALSSRWCTMRVDLDGSAGGHIETEGFWIAINKDTLTPSRVSDTLVARFATTTDEHRLKWRPWLQNPTDTDVVTPFALRRTDIDLFEHVTNAAYWHAVHEVMASAPDVCTAPYRAVVEYRRPIRYGEDVTIRSVRRDDEVHFALAVGDDVRAAVLLRKL, translated from the coding sequence ATGCCCACCAACGACGTCGACCACCGCCTGAGCCCCCGGCCCGACACCGGGTACGTCTACCAGACGTCGTGGCCGGTCGCGACGGGCGACATCGACGGTGACCTGCACCTGCGCCTCGACGGCGTGGCCCGCTACATCCAGGAGGTCGGTGCGGAGAACCTGGTCGACGCCGGCGAGGCCGAGAACCATCCGCACTGGATCGTGCAACGCACGGTCATCGACGTCATCGAACCCATCGAGTGGCCCAGTGACCTGACGTTCCACCGGTGGTGTTCGGCGTTGTCGAGCCGGTGGTGCACGATGCGCGTCGACCTCGATGGCAGCGCCGGCGGCCACATCGAGACCGAAGGATTCTGGATCGCGATCAACAAGGACACGCTCACTCCGTCGCGCGTCTCCGACACCCTGGTCGCGCGGTTCGCCACCACGACCGACGAGCACCGTCTCAAGTGGCGACCATGGCTGCAGAACCCGACCGACACCGACGTCGTCACGCCGTTCGCGTTGCGTCGCACCGACATCGACCTCTTCGAGCACGTCACCAACGCCGCCTACTGGCACGCGGTGCACGAGGTGATGGCCTCCGCCCCCGACGTGTGCACCGCACCTTACCGAGCCGTCGTCGAGTACCGACGGCCGATCCGCTACGGCGAGGACGTCACCATTCGTTCCGTACGCCGCGATGACGAGGTGCACTTCGCGCTCGCCGTCGGCGACGACGTCCGCGCGGCGGTGCTGCTCCGCAAGTTGTAG
- a CDS encoding glycerophosphodiester phosphodiesterase, with amino-acid sequence MRLGVVAVVLGITVGSVADTPAALAAEPDFDLQAHRGGRGETTEESLRGFAKALELGVSTLELDIVITKDGQPLVWHDPMIDPTKCSDIGPAFAGDPMYPYVGKLVRDLELAQIRKLDCGKLLTNFPDAEVVANNRIATLPEVFALVDEYGADVRFNIETKVEAEAPETSAPPRQFVDVILAAVRAAGKVDRVDVQSFDWRTLPMVRAAEPTIPLVALWDDTTYVPGSPWLAGVDPAVVPDPIAGALAVGADVLSPGYSVPSGSTPRDPGFRLVADRAFVDRAHAEGLRVIPWTINDPEAMAAQIDAGADGIITDYPTRLRSVMADRGMPLPKAYRR; translated from the coding sequence ATGCGCTTGGGAGTGGTTGCGGTCGTGCTGGGAATCACCGTCGGGTCGGTCGCGGACACTCCCGCCGCCCTCGCAGCCGAACCCGACTTCGACCTGCAAGCCCACCGGGGTGGACGCGGCGAGACGACCGAGGAGTCCCTGCGAGGATTCGCCAAGGCGCTCGAACTCGGGGTCAGCACGTTGGAACTCGACATCGTGATCACCAAGGACGGTCAGCCGCTGGTGTGGCACGACCCCATGATCGATCCGACGAAGTGTTCCGACATCGGGCCCGCGTTCGCGGGTGATCCCATGTACCCCTACGTCGGCAAGCTGGTCCGCGACCTGGAGTTGGCGCAGATCCGCAAACTCGACTGCGGCAAGTTGCTCACCAACTTCCCCGATGCGGAGGTCGTCGCGAACAACCGCATCGCCACGTTGCCCGAGGTGTTCGCACTCGTCGACGAGTACGGCGCCGACGTCCGCTTCAACATCGAGACCAAGGTCGAGGCGGAGGCACCCGAGACCTCGGCTCCCCCTCGGCAATTCGTCGACGTGATCCTGGCGGCGGTGCGTGCGGCGGGCAAGGTCGACAGGGTGGACGTGCAGAGCTTCGATTGGCGCACCCTGCCCATGGTGCGTGCCGCCGAGCCGACCATTCCGCTGGTGGCACTGTGGGACGACACGACCTACGTACCAGGCTCGCCGTGGCTCGCCGGGGTCGACCCGGCCGTCGTGCCGGACCCCATCGCCGGTGCACTGGCCGTGGGCGCCGACGTCCTGTCACCCGGTTACTCGGTGCCCTCGGGCAGCACGCCGCGCGACCCGGGCTTCCGGCTCGTCGCCGACCGGGCGTTCGTCGATCGTGCCCACGCCGAGGGACTGAGGGTGATCCCGTGGACGATCAACGACCCCGAGGCGATGGCGGCACAGATCGACGCGGGTGCCGACGGCATCATCACCGACTACCCGACGCGGCTTCGATCGGTGATGGCCGACCGTGGCATGCCGCTGCCGAAGGCTTATCGGCGGTGA
- a CDS encoding PHP domain-containing protein — protein MDRPTRNLPADNHVHTRWSWDTAESSSMQLACAHAVQLGVPGVAFTEHVDFVDWSGEGTTDVARPAEVGPRPRVVPFDVDSYLADVARCRESFPQLRILSGIEAGEPHLFAQSVASVLRAGEFERVLGSLHAIEHRGVLTGVGHALFAELGTRELMTRYFTEMVTLVDGSAAFNVLAHCDFPRRYWPTERAGRYRETDFEEQYRAVFRALAASGRALEINTRSPLASVELMRWWWQEGGDAVSFGSDAHTPLRVGEHFATAVDVVEAAGFRPGRDRFDFWRR, from the coding sequence ATGGACCGACCGACGCGGAACCTTCCCGCCGACAACCACGTGCACACGCGGTGGTCGTGGGACACCGCGGAGTCGTCGTCGATGCAGCTCGCCTGCGCCCACGCCGTGCAGCTGGGCGTGCCAGGCGTCGCGTTCACCGAACACGTGGACTTCGTCGACTGGAGCGGCGAGGGCACGACGGACGTCGCGCGGCCTGCGGAGGTCGGGCCGCGCCCCCGCGTGGTGCCGTTCGACGTCGATAGCTATCTGGCCGATGTGGCGCGATGCCGCGAGTCGTTCCCGCAGCTGCGAATCCTGTCGGGCATCGAGGCCGGTGAGCCGCATCTGTTCGCCCAGAGCGTGGCATCGGTGTTGCGCGCCGGCGAGTTCGAGCGCGTGCTCGGCAGCCTCCACGCCATCGAGCATCGTGGCGTGCTCACGGGCGTCGGCCACGCCCTGTTCGCCGAACTCGGCACGCGTGAACTCATGACCCGGTACTTCACCGAGATGGTGACGCTCGTCGACGGCTCGGCAGCGTTCAACGTGCTCGCGCACTGCGACTTCCCGCGCCGCTACTGGCCCACCGAACGCGCCGGCCGCTACCGCGAAACCGACTTCGAGGAGCAGTACCGGGCGGTGTTCCGCGCCCTCGCGGCGTCGGGTCGTGCCCTGGAGATCAACACTCGCAGCCCGCTGGCGTCGGTCGAGTTGATGCGATGGTGGTGGCAGGAGGGCGGCGACGCCGTGTCGTTCGGCAGTGATGCGCACACGCCGTTGCGCGTGGGCGAGCACTTCGCGACCGCGGTCGACGTCGTCGAAGCCGCGGGCTTCCGCCCGGGCCGCGATCGGTTCGACTTCTGGCGGCGCTGA
- a CDS encoding wax ester/triacylglycerol synthase family O-acyltransferase, producing the protein MSDVPELDAAGLPEELSAVDQLLHRGEANPRTRSGIMGVELLDTTPDWNRYHAKFEQASRKVLRLRQKVVMPTLPTAAPRWVVDPDFNLDFHVRRVRAPEPGSLRDVLDLAEVALQSPMDISRPLWSATLVEGLADGRAASILHLSHAMTDAVGGVEMFAHIYDLERDPPATREAPLPIPQDLSPNDLMREGIGNLPNTIVGGMRTALGGAAGTLSRVVRNPASAVGGVVGYARSGARVMGPVSEPSPLLRRRSLSSRSEAIDIEFGDLYRATKAVGGSVNDAYLAGLCGALRRYHEARGLPVQTIPMAVPVNLRSDDDPAGGNRFAGVNLAAPVGIVDPAKRIQQVRKQMTEKREERAIDLVGAVAPILSFLPDAVLESVAGSIVASDVQASNIPIYPGDTFIAGAKIVRHYGLGPLPGVAMMAVLVSRAGYCTITTRYDKASITDSELWARCLAEGFDEVLALGGEARCIPASFTDDADEPTDTSNGSAPQ; encoded by the coding sequence ATGAGCGACGTGCCGGAGTTGGACGCGGCCGGACTTCCCGAGGAACTGAGCGCAGTGGACCAGCTGTTGCACCGCGGCGAGGCCAACCCACGCACCAGATCGGGAATCATGGGCGTCGAGCTGCTCGACACCACGCCCGACTGGAACCGCTACCACGCGAAGTTCGAGCAGGCGTCGCGCAAGGTGCTGCGCCTTCGGCAGAAGGTCGTCATGCCGACGTTGCCCACCGCGGCGCCGCGATGGGTGGTCGACCCTGACTTCAACCTCGACTTCCACGTGCGCCGGGTGCGCGCGCCCGAACCGGGATCGCTGCGCGACGTGCTCGATCTCGCCGAGGTGGCCCTGCAGTCACCGATGGACATCTCACGGCCGCTGTGGTCGGCGACGTTGGTCGAGGGTCTCGCCGACGGCCGTGCCGCGAGCATCCTCCACCTGAGCCACGCGATGACCGATGCGGTGGGTGGGGTCGAGATGTTCGCCCACATCTACGATCTGGAGCGCGACCCGCCCGCGACGCGCGAGGCGCCGCTGCCGATTCCGCAGGACCTGTCGCCGAACGACCTGATGCGCGAAGGGATCGGCAACCTGCCCAACACGATCGTGGGCGGTATGCGAACCGCACTCGGCGGAGCGGCCGGAACGCTGAGCCGAGTAGTGCGGAACCCGGCGTCGGCGGTCGGCGGCGTCGTGGGCTACGCCCGGTCCGGAGCGCGGGTCATGGGCCCGGTGTCCGAACCGTCACCGCTTTTGCGCCGCCGCAGTCTCTCGTCTCGCAGTGAGGCCATCGACATCGAGTTCGGCGACCTGTACCGCGCGACCAAGGCCGTCGGCGGATCGGTCAACGACGCCTATCTGGCCGGATTGTGCGGCGCGCTGCGGCGCTATCACGAGGCGCGCGGACTGCCGGTCCAGACGATCCCCATGGCGGTTCCCGTCAACCTGCGCTCCGACGACGATCCCGCGGGCGGCAATCGATTCGCCGGGGTCAACCTCGCAGCACCGGTCGGAATCGTCGACCCCGCCAAGCGGATTCAGCAGGTGCGCAAGCAGATGACCGAAAAGCGCGAGGAGCGCGCCATCGACCTGGTGGGCGCCGTCGCGCCAATCCTCAGCTTCCTGCCCGACGCGGTCCTCGAATCGGTGGCCGGGTCCATCGTCGCCTCCGACGTACAGGCCAGCAACATCCCGATCTACCCGGGTGACACGTTCATCGCAGGCGCGAAGATCGTGCGGCACTACGGACTCGGTCCGCTGCCCGGGGTGGCGATGATGGCGGTACTGGTGTCCCGCGCCGGGTACTGCACCATCACCACCCGCTACGACAAGGCATCGATCACCGATTCGGAACTGTGGGCCCGCTGCCTCGCCGAGGGTTTCGACGAGGTGCTCGCGCTCGGCGGCGAGGCCCGCTGCATACCGGCTTCGTTCACCGACGATGCCGACGAACCCACTGACACGTCGAATGGGAGTGCGCCGCAATGA
- a CDS encoding HAD-IB family hydrolase/lysophospholipid acyltransferase family protein, with translation MSSQNGQTSRAMRLPGSVAEIQASPEGPRIGAFFDLDGTLVAGFTGVLMTQDRLRRRQMNVGEFIGMVQAGLNHQLGRSEFEDLIGKGARMLHGSSLSDLEELGERLFVQYVEQRIYPEMRDMVRAHQARGHTVVLSSSALTVQVEPVAAFLGIDNILSNKFETDENGLITGEVKRPIIWGPGKARAVQAFAAENGVDLTKSYFYADGDEDVALMYLVGNPRPTNPGGKMQAVAMKRGWPVLRFSSRSGSSPVSQLRTVAGIASLVPAAAGALGLGLLTRNRRTGVNFFTSTWTRLLMTVIGIDLNVVGEENLTAKRPAVFLFNHRNQADPFIAGRLISDNFTSVGKKELENDPLMGSIGKVMDAAFIDRDDPRAAVEGLQKIEELARKGISVMIAPEGTRLDTNEVGPFKKGAFRIAMSAGIPIVPIIIRNAEVIAHRNSSTFNPGTVDVAVFPPIPVDDWTNENLSERIAEVRQLYLDTLREWPFDGIPDVPLYSRTTAEKSQPKKAAAKKSAAKKAPAKKAAAKTQAKKATKKPTGAAGSAATAKGRP, from the coding sequence ATGAGTTCGCAGAACGGACAGACCAGCCGGGCCATGCGTCTGCCGGGTTCGGTGGCCGAGATCCAGGCCAGCCCGGAGGGCCCCCGGATCGGCGCGTTCTTCGACCTTGACGGCACATTGGTCGCCGGCTTCACCGGGGTGCTGATGACCCAGGACCGCCTGCGCCGCAGGCAGATGAACGTCGGCGAGTTCATCGGCATGGTGCAAGCGGGGCTCAACCACCAGCTCGGCCGCTCCGAGTTCGAGGATCTCATCGGCAAGGGCGCCCGCATGCTGCACGGCAGTTCGCTCAGCGATCTCGAGGAACTCGGCGAGCGCCTGTTCGTCCAGTACGTCGAGCAGCGCATCTATCCCGAGATGCGCGACATGGTGCGCGCTCACCAGGCACGCGGGCACACCGTCGTGCTCAGCTCCTCGGCGCTGACCGTGCAGGTCGAGCCTGTCGCCGCGTTCCTCGGCATCGACAACATCCTCAGCAACAAGTTCGAGACCGACGAGAACGGCCTGATCACCGGTGAAGTGAAGCGGCCCATCATCTGGGGGCCGGGCAAGGCACGCGCGGTGCAGGCCTTCGCCGCGGAGAACGGCGTCGACCTCACCAAGAGCTACTTCTACGCCGACGGCGACGAGGACGTCGCGCTGATGTACCTCGTCGGAAACCCGCGTCCCACCAACCCCGGCGGCAAGATGCAGGCCGTCGCCATGAAGCGCGGGTGGCCCGTGCTGCGGTTCTCCAGCCGCAGCGGCAGCAGCCCAGTGTCGCAGCTGCGGACGGTCGCAGGCATCGCGTCGCTGGTGCCCGCCGCCGCGGGCGCACTCGGGCTGGGCCTGCTGACCCGCAACCGCCGCACCGGAGTCAATTTCTTCACCTCCACGTGGACCAGGCTGCTGATGACGGTGATCGGCATCGACCTCAACGTGGTGGGCGAGGAGAACCTGACGGCCAAGCGGCCGGCGGTGTTCCTCTTCAACCACCGCAACCAGGCCGACCCGTTCATCGCCGGTCGCCTGATCAGCGACAACTTCACGTCGGTGGGCAAGAAGGAACTCGAGAACGATCCGCTGATGGGCTCGATCGGCAAGGTGATGGACGCCGCGTTCATCGACCGGGATGACCCCCGGGCCGCCGTCGAGGGCCTGCAGAAGATCGAAGAACTTGCGCGCAAGGGCATTTCGGTGATGATCGCGCCCGAGGGCACCCGGCTCGACACCAACGAGGTGGGCCCGTTCAAGAAGGGCGCCTTCCGCATCGCGATGTCGGCAGGCATCCCGATCGTGCCGATCATCATCCGCAACGCGGAGGTCATCGCGCACCGGAACTCCAGCACCTTCAACCCGGGCACCGTCGACGTCGCGGTCTTCCCGCCCATCCCGGTCGACGACTGGACCAACGAGAACCTCTCGGAGCGCATCGCCGAGGTCCGTCAGCTCTACCTGGACACGTTGAGGGAATGGCCGTTCGACGGCATCCCCGACGTCCCGCTCTACTCGCGCACCACCGCCGAGAAGTCGCAGCCGAAGAAGGCCGCTGCGAAGAAGTCCGCTGCCAAGAAGGCGCCGGCCAAGAAGGCCGCTGCCAAGACGCAGGCGAAGAAGGCGACCAAGAAGCCAACGGGGGCAGCAGGTTCCGCCGCGACCGCGAAGGGGCGGCCGTGA